The sequence CTGCTCCAGCTCCACGTCGCGGGGGGTGGCGAGCATGAGCACGTCCACAGTGTCCCGGAGCAGGAAGAACGCCCGCGGCAGCACGATCGCCCCGATGAGCACGGCAGCCAGGGTGTCCGCGCCGTACCAGCCGGTGAGGAGGATGACGATGGCCGCGACCACCACGGCGGCCGAGCCGAGGAGGTCGCTGAGCACCTCCAGGTAGGCGCCGCGGACGTTGAGGCTCTCCCGCGACCCGGAACGCAGGACGAGCAGGGCGGCCGTGCTGGCGACCAGGCCCACGCAGGCGACGGCGAGGAGGGCGCTCCCGGAGATGGTGGGCGGCGAGCCCCAGCGCCGTACCGCCTCGATGACCACGATGACCCCGACGACGGACAGGACGCAGGCGTTGAACGCGGCGGCGAGGATCTCCAGGCGCTGGTGGCCGTACGTGCGACGCGGCGTCGGCGGCCGCTTACCGAAGCTGATCGCGGTCAGGGCCAGCCCGAGCCCCGCGACGTCGGTCAGGACATGCCCCGCGTCGGCGAGCAGGGCGAGGCTGCCGAGGACCGCCGACCCGACCACCTCGACGAGCAGCACGACGAGGGACAGGCCGAGGGCGACAGCCAGCCGCCACCGGTGCTGCTGGCCCGCGGAGACATCGTGGCCGTGGCCCACGTCAGGTCGCCCCGCTCCTGGCCGGCCGGGACGTGGCGGGGTTCGGGGCGGCGCCGCCGTACCGGCGGTCCCGGGCCGCGTAGCGCTCGCAGGCCTGCCAGAGGTGCCGGCGGTCGACGTCGGGCCACATCTCCTCGAGGAAGACGAACTCGGCGTACGCGCTCTGCCAGAGCATGAAGTTGGAGATGCGCTGCTCGCCCGAGGAGCGGACGAACAGGTCGACGTCGGGCAGGTCCGGCTCGTCGAGGTGGGCCTGCACGGTGCCCTCGTCGACGTCATCGGGGTCCAGCCGCCCCGCCGCGGC is a genomic window of Actinomycetes bacterium containing:
- a CDS encoding cation diffusion facilitator family transporter; the encoded protein is MGHGHDVSAGQQHRWRLAVALGLSLVVLLVEVVGSAVLGSLALLADAGHVLTDVAGLGLALTAISFGKRPPTPRRTYGHQRLEILAAAFNACVLSVVGVIVVIEAVRRWGSPPTISGSALLAVACVGLVASTAALLVLRSGSRESLNVRGAYLEVLSDLLGSAAVVVAAIVILLTGWYGADTLAAVLIGAIVLPRAFFLLRDTVDVLMLATPRDVELEQVRRHVRDVPGVLDVHDLHAWTITSGMRVLSAHVVVEPDALAGEGHGVMLDRLGECLAEHFDVEHSTFQLEPAEHAAHEQGSHP